The region TAACGGTCTGGCCTTAGTACGTCGGGCGGGGCTGCTGAGCGGGGTGCTGGCCTGCGGCGGCGGGCGGCGCGGAAGGTGAACACGCGCGCGGCATCACAACCGCCGCGTCGATCACGCCGAGCGTGATGCTCGCCCTCGCCGAGGCAACCCGACCAGTGTAGGCCGGACCGGGGGCCGGACCCTAATCGGGGGTGGACAACGGTCCGCGCCGATCCCCCGGGCCCGCAACGCGAACGGCCGGCACGTCGGGTCGCGACGTGCCGGCCGTACGCGGTGCACGGGTCAGGCGAGGGTCAGGCGTTGCCGTCGAACAGGCTGGTGACCGAGCCGTCCTCGAAGACCTCCTGGATCACCCGGGCGAGCAGCGGGGCGATCGGCAGCACGGTCATCGCGTCGAACCGCTTCTCCGCCGGGATCGGCAGGGTGTCGGTGAACACGACCTCGCGCGCGCCGCAGGCCTGCAGCCGCTCGACCGCCGGGCCGGAGAGCACCGGGTGGGTGGCCGCGATCACCACGTCCGACGCGCCCTCGGCGAGCAGCTGGTCGACCGCCTTGGTGATGGTGCCGCCGGTGTCGATCATGTCGTCGATCACCACGCACAGCCGGCCCTTCACCTCGCCGACCACCCGGTTGGCGACGACCTCGTTGGGGCGCAACGGGTCCCGCGTCTTGTGGATGAACGCGATGGGCGTGCCGCCCAGGGTGTCCGCCCACTTCTCGGCGAGCTTGGTGCGGCCGGCGTCCGGCGACACCACGGTGATGTCGCGGCCCGCGTACTTGTCGCGGATGTGCTCGGCGAGCAGCGGCATGGCCCACAGGTGGTCCACCGGGCCGTCGAAGAAGCCCTGGATCTGGGCGGTGTGCAGGTCGACCGCGACCAGCCGGTCCGCGCCCGCGGTCTTGAACAGGTCGGCGACCAGGCGGGCGGAGATCGGCTCCCGGCCGCGGTGCTTCTTGTCCTGCCGGGCGTAGGGGTAGAACGGCATTATCACGGTGATCCGCTTGGCGGAGGCGCGCTTGAGCGCGTCCACCATGATCAGGTGCTCCATCAGCCACTGGTTGATGGGCGCGCAGTGCGACTGGATGACGAACGCGTCGCAGCCGCGCACGGACTCCTCGAACCGGACGAAGATCTCGCCGTTGGCGAAGTCGTACGCCGACTGGGGGGTCACCGACACGTTGAGGTGCTTGGCCACCTGCTCGGTCAGCTCCGGGTAGGCACGTCCACCGAAGAGCATCAGGTTCTTCTTCGGCGTTCCGGGCATGGTGGGGTTCACGTCAGCGCCCTTCCTCGGTTGTGTCGGCATTCTGCGACGCCAGCGCCCGCTGCGCCGCCTCGGCGGCCGGGGTGCCGGGCCTGCGCTGCACGACCCAACCCTCCAGGTTCCGCTGCGGGCCGCCGGACACGGCGAGCGCGCCCGGGGGGACGTCCCGGCGCACCACGGTGCCGGCTCCGGTGTACGCGCCGTCCCCGACCGTGACGGGGGCCACGAACATGTTGTCCGAGCCGGTCTTGGCGTGGGACCCGATGACGGTGCGGTGCTTGTGCACGCCGTCGTAGTTCACCGTGACGCTGGCCG is a window of Saccharothrix espanaensis DSM 44229 DNA encoding:
- a CDS encoding ribose-phosphate diphosphokinase, producing the protein MPGTPKKNLMLFGGRAYPELTEQVAKHLNVSVTPQSAYDFANGEIFVRFEESVRGCDAFVIQSHCAPINQWLMEHLIMVDALKRASAKRITVIMPFYPYARQDKKHRGREPISARLVADLFKTAGADRLVAVDLHTAQIQGFFDGPVDHLWAMPLLAEHIRDKYAGRDITVVSPDAGRTKLAEKWADTLGGTPIAFIHKTRDPLRPNEVVANRVVGEVKGRLCVVIDDMIDTGGTITKAVDQLLAEGASDVVIAATHPVLSGPAVERLQACGAREVVFTDTLPIPAEKRFDAMTVLPIAPLLARVIQEVFEDGSVTSLFDGNA